CAGCACGGCAGGGCTAAAAACAATAAAATTATCAGTGCGAGCTTATTCATCAGGTTTCAGCGATCTGTTTCTAACAGCATACCTGTATAAGCGTCTAAATATTGTGCCAGTGGAAGAACCGCCACACCCGGAACTTACGCCACCGCTGCCCCGATTTTCACTTTCGCGACGTCAAAAGCGCCACCAGTCCGGCGCTGGCCATTATAACGCCCGCCAGGAAAGGAAATCCCGCCCCAACCAGGTCTTCCATTGAACTGGAAAAAAGGAAAGGTAAACAAAACAGCATACCGAAAGAACCCGCCGCAATGGCGGTATACACCCCGAAACGGGTCTCTGTACGTATATCCAATAGCTCCTGTCTTTGCGGTGTATAACTGAATACGACTTCCCATAAAGTGCTGGTACAGCACATCGCATATTCTTCTATTGTCCAGGTGCTGATCGGCTTCACCTGACGACCATTCTGGAAATCTTTGTAAAAAGTACGCCACAGATCGGGTAACAACAGCGCCCCGAAAACGACAATGGCCAATACGTACTCATGAAACGATTTACGGATGATCCATCCTGCGGCTGTTTGTAAAATATTCACAGCTAACTGCCACTGTTTGCTGTAAATAAACTAAAAACCTCATATATTAGTACGACCTTGTGATTTCTATGAAGCGACTATATACCCTGCTGCTGCCCCTGTTATTCCTGCTGCTCCGGTCATCCGCACAGCAGACCACACCACTACCTATCGGTGTCGTACAGCATTTTCAATCGGCTATACTCAATGAAAAAAGGCAACTGAATATCTATCTGCCCCAGGACTATCAGCATACATCCAGGACCTACCCTGTGATCTATCTGCTGGACGGTGGTATGGAAGAAGATTTCCTGCACATCACAGGACTCACGCAGTTTCTGACCATGATCGATACACTCCCGCCGAGTATCGTTGTAGGTATCGTTAATACCGACAGGAAAAGAGATTATACCTTCCCCACAACCATATCGGGCGACAAAAAAAAGTTCCCCACCACGGGAGGATCTGCTAACTTCATCTCCTGCCTGGAAAAAGAAATACAACCGCTGATCAGGAAACAATACCGGGTCAATGACACCACTACCCTGATCGGACAATCGCTTGGCGGATTACTCGCCACTGAAATACTACTGAAACATCCGGGCCTGTTTATGAATTATGCCATCATCAGCCCCAGCCTCTGGTGGAATGGCGGATCACTGCTGACTGAAGCTCCTTACCTGTTTGCAGCAACACCCGATGTACCGACACATATATTCGTCGCCGTAGGACAGGAACATGAGCAGATGATGGATGCTGCCAGTGAGCTCGGCGCGATCTTCCAGGCCTCCAAAAAGAAAAACCTTTATGCGCAGTTTGTCTTCATGCCTAAAGAAAATCACCTGACCATCCTCCACAACGCTGTATACAAAGCACTCGAGGTATTCAATACAAAACGTCGCTGATGAACGAAAACAATACGCGTATAGCTTATAAAGAACAAACTATATGGACGGCCAAAAGTTACTGTGACCTCCTGTTATTATTGCTGACGGAAGAGAGTTCTACAGCAGCGTACGATGATGACAGGCAATTATACACCTATCTCGTAAAAAAACTACGGGGATACTATGAAGCAGACCTGAACAGCATTCTGGCAGCACAACACATTACCGGCCAGATGGAAAAGATGCTGGGACATATCATCACACGCATCAAACAGGCCGATAAACAATACTGCTATCACTGGCGGCAACAACTCTTTAGCCACTATCTCGCCAGTGATCCTTCAATAGATAAAAAAACAGCAGGCAGGTTACTAGCTGAGTTGCCCGACATGACCGATCCTGCCATATCCCAACTACTGCATAAAGTGCTCCGGCTGATCAGAGGGGAATATATCTTCGAAACAGTACCAGTGGTCACCTTCGAACAGCTGACCGGCCGCTGGCAGGCAACGGCAGATAAGACCACGCCGCAGTATGATATTAATTTTAATATGCTGGATGATCTCAGTCCCTCCTCCAGCCCGATTGTGCTGTCCATTCAACCGGTAGCAGATACCTTTTCCCTGCAGATAGATATACCGGTTACTAACTGGGCTACACGCAGCACTGGCGTTTTACAGTGGATTGCCGGCACGGCGGATATTAAAGAAGGGTGCATCTTTGTACAGGAAACTGGAAGGGCAGTATGTCAAATACCAGTAATAGAGCTGGGAGCCGACCACTTTGATACCTTCCTTTTTCATACCGAACTGAGATTCAAAAAGATATAGCGGAAAAATGGACCGACCTGCAAACAGCAGGACCTACCGGTATATCTTCCGTCCCTTCTGCACCAACTCCTTCTCTGTCAAATACTTAATTGCTCTTATTACCGTCTCTACCCGTAATCCGGTCAGATCAGCTATTTGCTGCCGCGTCAGGTTGACAGGGTATAATTTACCGGAATAACCATCCCGTTCCTTTAGGAAATCTATTAGGGTGATAATACGATGACTGGCATCATACAGGCTGATCTCCTTCGCTATCATGGACTTAAAATAGATACGTTCAGACAGGCTCTTCACCAGCTGCAGCTGTAACGTGAAATGCTGCGACAGCAAGTCCAGCAGCTTCGTCTTTTCCAGCACGATCACGTCACAGTCAGTTAGCGCGATCGCAGATGCGGGATATGCCACATCGAGGAACAAAGGTGGTTCTGCAAAACTGTTCCCCTCTTTAAAAATGCCCTGAATAAATTCCTGCCCGTTCTCACCGGTATTGACCATCTTCACTTCTCCGCCGACTACCTGGTAATAAAACCTGGCATGACCGCCTTCCTCCAGGATCGTCTCTCCCTTTTTATATCCACGTATGACGCCACCTGCCTGTATGAGTAATTCGTAATCCAGCATTTTTTGTGTTTATGATCCAGGTCATAAACCCGGGTCTGAATGATTTGTTCCTTT
The DNA window shown above is from Chitinophaga agri and carries:
- a CDS encoding alpha/beta hydrolase, with amino-acid sequence MKRLYTLLLPLLFLLLRSSAQQTTPLPIGVVQHFQSAILNEKRQLNIYLPQDYQHTSRTYPVIYLLDGGMEEDFLHITGLTQFLTMIDTLPPSIVVGIVNTDRKRDYTFPTTISGDKKKFPTTGGSANFISCLEKEIQPLIRKQYRVNDTTTLIGQSLGGLLATEILLKHPGLFMNYAIISPSLWWNGGSLLTEAPYLFAATPDVPTHIFVAVGQEHEQMMDAASELGAIFQASKKKNLYAQFVFMPKENHLTILHNAVYKALEVFNTKRR
- a CDS encoding Crp/Fnr family transcriptional regulator, with product MLDYELLIQAGGVIRGYKKGETILEEGGHARFYYQVVGGEVKMVNTGENGQEFIQGIFKEGNSFAEPPLFLDVAYPASAIALTDCDVIVLEKTKLLDLLSQHFTLQLQLVKSLSERIYFKSMIAKEISLYDASHRIITLIDFLKERDGYSGKLYPVNLTRQQIADLTGLRVETVIRAIKYLTEKELVQKGRKIYR